The Alosa sapidissima isolate fAloSap1 chromosome 5, fAloSap1.pri, whole genome shotgun sequence genome has a window encoding:
- the LOC121709994 gene encoding uncharacterized protein LOC121709994 isoform X3 produces METWTDALTGLYNSCLTAPCRGHDSPPLPETAPERPPLPLLYTEFQFYKRRHGFRHTPVAQEGHHSVEWNRGAITDRGQNGVAHQVVKREQRSNQYSHHQNNNVLSRSEAPRIRQLFEESSPRVQCRGQALSRWSTEEWTHGSEGYLSVEMDSPVTPTRTGRSRVETPDSESEYFTPRVTPQALRRQDASPSQQRRLWARFGPQAPLLDPAQGFYYHTLPVPRCKTLVPKPSRLCISPQGLKISVVEKPMSMRATITPTSPPNASPPSQHHFHPIQHHMKMQPSNTHPLTHWQQSQGGSGPQQTQRFVHQPAPVKPHRYLQSGTIMNEHTQSEHRDKAMVGNAGSSAGPNSQVDVKTNVFGQPLLSATRRTGQSPLLTRRTQVEEDLRKLLVVGDTVDHGKVTNIDGTLSSLQNIDGTLDQYPGDSADVPHSPTMAQPQGSPARAHSRASAQLNRNGFGSVSELSDTSVWNMKPFRETHSPVPPPGTLVPPSVKDKMASICTTSEYQEMGTVPESNSVSQGPPEMLLEDSTMQQGEDSGELARQLYYLETILGELKSDLNKERRDKLVLLAEVESLRKNNHHLLEESLFAYEELHKLKSMFSVAPGDVQ; encoded by the exons TCATGGGTTTCGACACACCCCGGTGGCACAGGAGGGTCATCACAGTGTGGAGTGGAACAGAGGAGCCATTACAGACAGAGGACAGAATG GCGTTGCTCACCAGGTGGTCAAAAGGGAGCAGAGGTCAAATCAATACAGCCATCATCAGAACAACAATGTCCTCTCAAGG TCTGAGGCTCCACGCATCCGCCAGCTGTTTGAGGAGAGCAGTCCCAGGGTGCAGTGCAGGGGTCAGGCTCTGAGCCGGTGGAGCACAGAGGAGTGGACGCATGGCTCTGAGGGCTATCTCAGCGTGGAGATGGATTCCCCCGTTACCCCCACCCGTACGGGCCGCTCCAGGGTGGAAACGCCCGACTCGGAGTCCGAGTACTTCACCCCCAGAGTGACCCCACAGGCCCTCAGGAGGCAGGACGCGTCCCCCAGCCAACAGCGCCGCCTCTGGGCCAGATTTGGCCCACAGGCCCCTCTCCTGGACCCAGCCCAGGGGTTCTACTACCACACCCTCCCAGTGCCGCGCTGCAAAACGCTGGTCCCCAAGCCCAG CAGGTTATGCATTTCCCCCCAGGGGCTTAAGATTTCTGTGGTGGAGAAACCCATGTCTATGAGAGCCACCATAACTCCAACCTCTCCTCCTAACGCAAGCCCACCGAGCCAGCATCACTTCCATCCCATTCAGCACCATATGAAAATGCAGCCTTCTAACACACATCCACTGACCCACTGGCAGCAGAGCCAAGGTGGTTCTGGTCCGCAGCAAACCCAGAGATTTGTCCATCAGCCTGCACCGGTCAAGCCACACCGTTACCTGCAGTCCGGTACCATTATGAATGAGCACACCCAATCAGAACACAGAGACAAGGCCATGGTGGGAAACGCAGGTAGCTCAGCTGGACCAAACAG TCAGGTGGATGTGAAGACAAATGTGTTTGGTCAGCCGCTGCTGTCTGCCACGCGAAGGACGGGTCAGTCTCCCCTGCTGACCCGTAGAACCCAAGTCGAAGAGGACCTCAGAAAACTGCTAGTTGTGGGTGATACGGTTGATCACGGTAAAGTTACA AACATAGACGGAACGTTATCGTCTCTACAGAACATAGACGGAACGTTAGATCAGTATCCTGGAGACTCAGCAGATGTTCCCCACAGTCCTACTATGGCCCAGCCGCAGGGTTCTCCAGCACGTGCACACAGCAGGGCTTCAGCACAGCTCAACAGGAACG GATTTGGGTCAGTGTCTGAGCTCAGTGACACTTCAGTCTGGAACATGAAACCCTTTAGGGAGACGCACAGCCCGGTCCCTCCGCCAGGTACGCTGGTCCCTCCGTCAG TGAAGGATAAAATGGCTTCGATTTGTACGACGAGCGAGTATCAAGAAATGGGGACAGTACCGGAGAGCAACTCAGTGAGCCAGGGTCCCCCTGAGATGCTTCTGGAAGACTCCACCATGCAGCAGGG TGAGGACTCGGGAGAGCTCGCCAGGCAACTCTACTATCTGGAGACAATACTAGGGGAGCTCAAGAGTGACCTGAACAAG gagaggagggatAAGCTGGTGCTCCTGGCGGAGGTGGAGAGTCTGCGCAAGAACAACCACCACCTGCTGGAGGAGTCGCTGTTCGCCTACGAGGAGCTGCACAAACTCAAGAGCATGTTCAGCGTCGCGCCCGGCGACGTCCAATGA
- the LOC121709994 gene encoding uncharacterized protein LOC121709994 isoform X1 — MRRMETWTDALTGLYNSCLTAPCRGHDSPPLPETAPERPPLPLLYTEFQFYKRRHGFRHTPVAQEGHHSVEWNRGAITDRGQNGVAHQVVKREQRSNQYSHHQNNNVLSRSEAPRIRQLFEESSPRVQCRGQALSRWSTEEWTHGSEGYLSVEMDSPVTPTRTGRSRVETPDSESEYFTPRVTPQALRRQDASPSQQRRLWARFGPQAPLLDPAQGFYYHTLPVPRCKTLVPKPSRLCISPQGLKISVVEKPMSMRATITPTSPPNASPPSQHHFHPIQHHMKMQPSNTHPLTHWQQSQGGSGPQQTQRFVHQPAPVKPHRYLQSGTIMNEHTQSEHRDKAMVGNAGSSAGPNSQVDVKTNVFGQPLLSATRRTGQSPLLTRRTQVEEDLRKLLVVGDTVDHGKVTNIDGTLSSLQNIDGTLDQYPGDSADVPHSPTMAQPQGSPARAHSRASAQLNRNGFGSVSELSDTSVWNMKPFRETHSPVPPPGTLVPPSVKDKMASICTTSEYQEMGTVPESNSVSQGPPEMLLEDSTMQQGEDSGELARQLYYLETILGELKSDLNKERRDKLVLLAEVESLRKNNHHLLEESLFAYEELHKLKSMFSVAPGDVQ; from the exons TCATGGGTTTCGACACACCCCGGTGGCACAGGAGGGTCATCACAGTGTGGAGTGGAACAGAGGAGCCATTACAGACAGAGGACAGAATG GCGTTGCTCACCAGGTGGTCAAAAGGGAGCAGAGGTCAAATCAATACAGCCATCATCAGAACAACAATGTCCTCTCAAGG TCTGAGGCTCCACGCATCCGCCAGCTGTTTGAGGAGAGCAGTCCCAGGGTGCAGTGCAGGGGTCAGGCTCTGAGCCGGTGGAGCACAGAGGAGTGGACGCATGGCTCTGAGGGCTATCTCAGCGTGGAGATGGATTCCCCCGTTACCCCCACCCGTACGGGCCGCTCCAGGGTGGAAACGCCCGACTCGGAGTCCGAGTACTTCACCCCCAGAGTGACCCCACAGGCCCTCAGGAGGCAGGACGCGTCCCCCAGCCAACAGCGCCGCCTCTGGGCCAGATTTGGCCCACAGGCCCCTCTCCTGGACCCAGCCCAGGGGTTCTACTACCACACCCTCCCAGTGCCGCGCTGCAAAACGCTGGTCCCCAAGCCCAG CAGGTTATGCATTTCCCCCCAGGGGCTTAAGATTTCTGTGGTGGAGAAACCCATGTCTATGAGAGCCACCATAACTCCAACCTCTCCTCCTAACGCAAGCCCACCGAGCCAGCATCACTTCCATCCCATTCAGCACCATATGAAAATGCAGCCTTCTAACACACATCCACTGACCCACTGGCAGCAGAGCCAAGGTGGTTCTGGTCCGCAGCAAACCCAGAGATTTGTCCATCAGCCTGCACCGGTCAAGCCACACCGTTACCTGCAGTCCGGTACCATTATGAATGAGCACACCCAATCAGAACACAGAGACAAGGCCATGGTGGGAAACGCAGGTAGCTCAGCTGGACCAAACAG TCAGGTGGATGTGAAGACAAATGTGTTTGGTCAGCCGCTGCTGTCTGCCACGCGAAGGACGGGTCAGTCTCCCCTGCTGACCCGTAGAACCCAAGTCGAAGAGGACCTCAGAAAACTGCTAGTTGTGGGTGATACGGTTGATCACGGTAAAGTTACA AACATAGACGGAACGTTATCGTCTCTACAGAACATAGACGGAACGTTAGATCAGTATCCTGGAGACTCAGCAGATGTTCCCCACAGTCCTACTATGGCCCAGCCGCAGGGTTCTCCAGCACGTGCACACAGCAGGGCTTCAGCACAGCTCAACAGGAACG GATTTGGGTCAGTGTCTGAGCTCAGTGACACTTCAGTCTGGAACATGAAACCCTTTAGGGAGACGCACAGCCCGGTCCCTCCGCCAGGTACGCTGGTCCCTCCGTCAG TGAAGGATAAAATGGCTTCGATTTGTACGACGAGCGAGTATCAAGAAATGGGGACAGTACCGGAGAGCAACTCAGTGAGCCAGGGTCCCCCTGAGATGCTTCTGGAAGACTCCACCATGCAGCAGGG TGAGGACTCGGGAGAGCTCGCCAGGCAACTCTACTATCTGGAGACAATACTAGGGGAGCTCAAGAGTGACCTGAACAAG gagaggagggatAAGCTGGTGCTCCTGGCGGAGGTGGAGAGTCTGCGCAAGAACAACCACCACCTGCTGGAGGAGTCGCTGTTCGCCTACGAGGAGCTGCACAAACTCAAGAGCATGTTCAGCGTCGCGCCCGGCGACGTCCAATGA
- the LOC121709994 gene encoding uncharacterized protein LOC121709994 isoform X4 translates to MRRMETWTDALTGLYNSCLTAPCRGHDSPPLPETAPERPPLPLLYTEFQFYKRRHGFRHTPVAQEGHHSVEWNRGAITDRGQNGVAHQVVKREQRSNQYSHHQNNNVLSRSEAPRIRQLFEESSPRVQCRGQALSRWSTEEWTHGSEGYLSVEMDSPVTPTRTGRSRVETPDSESEYFTPRVTPQALRRQDASPSQQRRLWARFGPQAPLLDPAQGFYYHTLPVPRCKTLVPKPSRLCISPQGLKISVVEKPMSMRATITPTSPPNASPPSQHHFHPIQHHMKMQPSNTHPLTHWQQSQGGSGPQQTQRFVHQPAPVKPHRYLQSGTIMNEHTQSEHRDKAMVGNAGSSAGPNSQVDVKTNVFGQPLLSATRRTGQSPLLTRRTQVEEDLRKLLVVGDTVDHGKVTNIDGTLSSLQNIDGTLDQYPGDSADVPHSPTMAQPQGSPARAHSRASAQLNRNGFGSVSELSDTSVWNMKPFRETHSPVPPPVKDKMASICTTSEYQEMGTVPESNSVSQGPPEMLLEDSTMQQGEDSGELARQLYYLETILGELKSDLNKERRDKLVLLAEVESLRKNNHHLLEESLFAYEELHKLKSMFSVAPGDVQ, encoded by the exons TCATGGGTTTCGACACACCCCGGTGGCACAGGAGGGTCATCACAGTGTGGAGTGGAACAGAGGAGCCATTACAGACAGAGGACAGAATG GCGTTGCTCACCAGGTGGTCAAAAGGGAGCAGAGGTCAAATCAATACAGCCATCATCAGAACAACAATGTCCTCTCAAGG TCTGAGGCTCCACGCATCCGCCAGCTGTTTGAGGAGAGCAGTCCCAGGGTGCAGTGCAGGGGTCAGGCTCTGAGCCGGTGGAGCACAGAGGAGTGGACGCATGGCTCTGAGGGCTATCTCAGCGTGGAGATGGATTCCCCCGTTACCCCCACCCGTACGGGCCGCTCCAGGGTGGAAACGCCCGACTCGGAGTCCGAGTACTTCACCCCCAGAGTGACCCCACAGGCCCTCAGGAGGCAGGACGCGTCCCCCAGCCAACAGCGCCGCCTCTGGGCCAGATTTGGCCCACAGGCCCCTCTCCTGGACCCAGCCCAGGGGTTCTACTACCACACCCTCCCAGTGCCGCGCTGCAAAACGCTGGTCCCCAAGCCCAG CAGGTTATGCATTTCCCCCCAGGGGCTTAAGATTTCTGTGGTGGAGAAACCCATGTCTATGAGAGCCACCATAACTCCAACCTCTCCTCCTAACGCAAGCCCACCGAGCCAGCATCACTTCCATCCCATTCAGCACCATATGAAAATGCAGCCTTCTAACACACATCCACTGACCCACTGGCAGCAGAGCCAAGGTGGTTCTGGTCCGCAGCAAACCCAGAGATTTGTCCATCAGCCTGCACCGGTCAAGCCACACCGTTACCTGCAGTCCGGTACCATTATGAATGAGCACACCCAATCAGAACACAGAGACAAGGCCATGGTGGGAAACGCAGGTAGCTCAGCTGGACCAAACAG TCAGGTGGATGTGAAGACAAATGTGTTTGGTCAGCCGCTGCTGTCTGCCACGCGAAGGACGGGTCAGTCTCCCCTGCTGACCCGTAGAACCCAAGTCGAAGAGGACCTCAGAAAACTGCTAGTTGTGGGTGATACGGTTGATCACGGTAAAGTTACA AACATAGACGGAACGTTATCGTCTCTACAGAACATAGACGGAACGTTAGATCAGTATCCTGGAGACTCAGCAGATGTTCCCCACAGTCCTACTATGGCCCAGCCGCAGGGTTCTCCAGCACGTGCACACAGCAGGGCTTCAGCACAGCTCAACAGGAACG GATTTGGGTCAGTGTCTGAGCTCAGTGACACTTCAGTCTGGAACATGAAACCCTTTAGGGAGACGCACAGCCCGGTCCCTCCGCCAG TGAAGGATAAAATGGCTTCGATTTGTACGACGAGCGAGTATCAAGAAATGGGGACAGTACCGGAGAGCAACTCAGTGAGCCAGGGTCCCCCTGAGATGCTTCTGGAAGACTCCACCATGCAGCAGGG TGAGGACTCGGGAGAGCTCGCCAGGCAACTCTACTATCTGGAGACAATACTAGGGGAGCTCAAGAGTGACCTGAACAAG gagaggagggatAAGCTGGTGCTCCTGGCGGAGGTGGAGAGTCTGCGCAAGAACAACCACCACCTGCTGGAGGAGTCGCTGTTCGCCTACGAGGAGCTGCACAAACTCAAGAGCATGTTCAGCGTCGCGCCCGGCGACGTCCAATGA
- the LOC121709994 gene encoding uncharacterized protein LOC121709994 isoform X2: MRRMETWTDALTGLYNSCLTAPCRGHDSPPLPETAPERPPLPLLYTEFQFYKRRHGFRHTPVAQEGHHSVEWNRGAITDRGQNGVAHQVVKREQRSNQYSHHQNNNVLSRSEAPRIRQLFEESSPRVQCRGQALSRWSTEEWTHGSEGYLSVEMDSPVTPTRTGRSRVETPDSESEYFTPRVTPQALRRQDASPSQQRRLWARFGPQAPLLDPAQGFYYHTLPVPRCKTLVPKPRLCISPQGLKISVVEKPMSMRATITPTSPPNASPPSQHHFHPIQHHMKMQPSNTHPLTHWQQSQGGSGPQQTQRFVHQPAPVKPHRYLQSGTIMNEHTQSEHRDKAMVGNAGSSAGPNSQVDVKTNVFGQPLLSATRRTGQSPLLTRRTQVEEDLRKLLVVGDTVDHGKVTNIDGTLSSLQNIDGTLDQYPGDSADVPHSPTMAQPQGSPARAHSRASAQLNRNGFGSVSELSDTSVWNMKPFRETHSPVPPPGTLVPPSVKDKMASICTTSEYQEMGTVPESNSVSQGPPEMLLEDSTMQQGEDSGELARQLYYLETILGELKSDLNKERRDKLVLLAEVESLRKNNHHLLEESLFAYEELHKLKSMFSVAPGDVQ, translated from the exons TCATGGGTTTCGACACACCCCGGTGGCACAGGAGGGTCATCACAGTGTGGAGTGGAACAGAGGAGCCATTACAGACAGAGGACAGAATG GCGTTGCTCACCAGGTGGTCAAAAGGGAGCAGAGGTCAAATCAATACAGCCATCATCAGAACAACAATGTCCTCTCAAGG TCTGAGGCTCCACGCATCCGCCAGCTGTTTGAGGAGAGCAGTCCCAGGGTGCAGTGCAGGGGTCAGGCTCTGAGCCGGTGGAGCACAGAGGAGTGGACGCATGGCTCTGAGGGCTATCTCAGCGTGGAGATGGATTCCCCCGTTACCCCCACCCGTACGGGCCGCTCCAGGGTGGAAACGCCCGACTCGGAGTCCGAGTACTTCACCCCCAGAGTGACCCCACAGGCCCTCAGGAGGCAGGACGCGTCCCCCAGCCAACAGCGCCGCCTCTGGGCCAGATTTGGCCCACAGGCCCCTCTCCTGGACCCAGCCCAGGGGTTCTACTACCACACCCTCCCAGTGCCGCGCTGCAAAACGCTGGTCCCCAAGCCCAG GTTATGCATTTCCCCCCAGGGGCTTAAGATTTCTGTGGTGGAGAAACCCATGTCTATGAGAGCCACCATAACTCCAACCTCTCCTCCTAACGCAAGCCCACCGAGCCAGCATCACTTCCATCCCATTCAGCACCATATGAAAATGCAGCCTTCTAACACACATCCACTGACCCACTGGCAGCAGAGCCAAGGTGGTTCTGGTCCGCAGCAAACCCAGAGATTTGTCCATCAGCCTGCACCGGTCAAGCCACACCGTTACCTGCAGTCCGGTACCATTATGAATGAGCACACCCAATCAGAACACAGAGACAAGGCCATGGTGGGAAACGCAGGTAGCTCAGCTGGACCAAACAG TCAGGTGGATGTGAAGACAAATGTGTTTGGTCAGCCGCTGCTGTCTGCCACGCGAAGGACGGGTCAGTCTCCCCTGCTGACCCGTAGAACCCAAGTCGAAGAGGACCTCAGAAAACTGCTAGTTGTGGGTGATACGGTTGATCACGGTAAAGTTACA AACATAGACGGAACGTTATCGTCTCTACAGAACATAGACGGAACGTTAGATCAGTATCCTGGAGACTCAGCAGATGTTCCCCACAGTCCTACTATGGCCCAGCCGCAGGGTTCTCCAGCACGTGCACACAGCAGGGCTTCAGCACAGCTCAACAGGAACG GATTTGGGTCAGTGTCTGAGCTCAGTGACACTTCAGTCTGGAACATGAAACCCTTTAGGGAGACGCACAGCCCGGTCCCTCCGCCAGGTACGCTGGTCCCTCCGTCAG TGAAGGATAAAATGGCTTCGATTTGTACGACGAGCGAGTATCAAGAAATGGGGACAGTACCGGAGAGCAACTCAGTGAGCCAGGGTCCCCCTGAGATGCTTCTGGAAGACTCCACCATGCAGCAGGG TGAGGACTCGGGAGAGCTCGCCAGGCAACTCTACTATCTGGAGACAATACTAGGGGAGCTCAAGAGTGACCTGAACAAG gagaggagggatAAGCTGGTGCTCCTGGCGGAGGTGGAGAGTCTGCGCAAGAACAACCACCACCTGCTGGAGGAGTCGCTGTTCGCCTACGAGGAGCTGCACAAACTCAAGAGCATGTTCAGCGTCGCGCCCGGCGACGTCCAATGA